In Microbulbifer agarilyticus, the DNA window GCCGACCGGCATACATCACATCCTTCTTCTCCAGGCGGCCATCTACGGCCGCCGCTTCCAACCAGTGCAACAGCGGCCCCGGTGTGGCATTCAGTAACTCGGTTAGTTGTTGCGCGCGCTCCGGGTCGGCCAATACCTCGGGGATACCGATACGCGCGAGTGTGACGTAGGCAGGGTCTGCAAGGATCTCCAGCTTCGCATGTAGCAGTGAACGCAGCTGCGGCTCCAGCGGCGTATCGGGCTGGTAAGTCTGGTTTACCTGCGCCACGCATCGTTCCGCCAATCCTCCCAACACGTGCGCAAACAGCACCTCTTTGGTGGGGAAGTGCCGGTACAGGGTCCGCTTGGATACCTCCGCTTGTTCCGCCACCTGGTGCATGGCCGTGGTCGCGAAACCTTTCTTCAGGAACAGGTCGTGGGCGGTGTCCAGAATCTGTTGTCGCTTCTGCTCAGAAACTTTCACTGTCTCAACTCTCATTAGTTACGCCTGTGTATCACAACGATGGCTTACACAGGCGTGGCGCAAGTATCCGTCGGACCCTGCGGTATATCGCTAAGATCGGAGGTTAGAGCGTTGCAAGCCAAAGGTAAACACCTGTGTTTACTTTTTCTCGGGCTTGACGCAATATGGCCTGAAGCTGAATTTGGGGCAGAATCGAGTCATGAAAAAGCGAATAGTTGGCCTGCTGGGGGCGGGCATTGTGCTGGTGGTGGCAATTGCCAGTGTCCGCGCGGTATTGGTGTATCCAGACCGGCAGTTAGTAATCAAAAATCCACAGCCACCGCTTGCGCTGAATGCGGAGCAAGCAGCGCAGCGTCTAGCGGATGTCATCCGCTTTCCAACCATTACCCAGGATGAAGCGCCATACCTGGAGCCGCAGCCATTTATCGATTTTCACCACTATCTGGAAGCGCAATACCCCGCGGTGACTGCGTTTGCTACACGCCATGTGTTTAACGAATACTCTCTGGTGTATGAGTTCCCCGGCACCAATCCAGAGCTGAAGCCCATTCTGTTGATGGGGCATATGGATGTGGTCTCTGTGGATGAGGACACCTTGTCCGACTGGACGCACCCGCCGTTTGCCGGCGTTATCAGCGATGGCCAGATCTGGGGCCGCGGTGCCATCGATAATAAAGCCAGTGTGATGGCATTGATGGAGGCCATGGAGCACCTGCTGCAAACCGGCGCGCTGCCCGAGCGCAGTATCTTTTTCTCCTTTGGCCACGATGAAGAAATCGGCGGTAAAAACGGCGCTGCAGAAATTGCGCGCTACTTTGCCAGTCGCGAGCTTAATTTCGAATTTGTGCTGGATGAGGGCGGTGCAATTACCGAGGGCCTGATGCCGGGCTTCGAGCAGCCGATAGCCGTCATTGGCGTTGCCGAGAAAGGCTTTGTGAATGTGCGATTGGTAGTGGAACAGCCCGGGGGCCATTCATCCAAGCCGCCCGCCAGCACCGGCGCTGGTATTCTGGCGCGCGCGATTGTGAACTTGGAAGAAAACCAATTCCCCACCACGCTCAAGTTTACCAATATGACATTTGATGCGGTTGGCCACTACGCAGGCTTTGGTGCCCGCTTTGGCATGGCAAACCAGTGGCTGACTGGCCCAATGGTTGAATCCGCGATCCTCGCTAACGAGAGCAGTGCCTCCGGCATTCGCACCTCGACCGCTGCCACCATGCTCAAAGGCAGCAGCAAGTCCAATATCCTGCCGACCCGCGCCAGTGCGGTGGTGAACTTCCGCATTATGCCCGGCGAAACAGCCGAGTCCGTCGTCGCGCGGGTGCGTTCGATCATCGACGATCCCCGAGTTTCCATTGAGCCGTTCATGGCCAGTAACCCATCGGCAGTGTCGAGCACCGATGCCTACGGCTACCGACTGATCGAAAAGAACATCCGTGAGTTGGATCCGAATGTGCTGGTAGCTCCGTATCTGGTACAAGGTGGTACCGACTCCAAACATTTCTATGGTTTGTCGGATGCGGTATACCGCTTCTTGATGGTGCGCGTTACCCCCGAAACGGTAAATACTTTCCACGGTATCGATGAGCGACTAGGCGTGGAAGATTACGCGAACGGTATTCGCTTTTTTGTCATGCTGCTTGAGCAGTCGTCTTTTCCCGATAAAGACCAGCGCGGTGGCGAAGCCACGGCAAAAGCTCACTAAATAAAACCCAAAAACGAAAACGGATAACAGAGGTTATAGATTGTGAAAAAAATCCTAAAGTACACCGGTGGCACTTTGCTCGCCGCCATCGTCGCAGCCGGTGGTATTGCCACGCATGAAGTGGTCGCGGAGAAACCCTTTTCCTTCCGTGTGTTTATCGATCGCCCGCTAGTGAGCATGGCATTTGACAGCCCAGAGATGCTGACCTCCCTCGGCTTTCTCGAGTCCATGGGAATCAAAGGCCACAACGCTCGCCTGGACGAAACAGATCCCGAAAAAACCGCACAGATGTTTGCCGACTTTAAACAGTTTCGCGCGACACTGGATCGCTATGAGGGACTGGACGAAAACGAAGAATTGACCCGCGACATCGCCACATATCTCGCAGATATGATCATTGCTGTGGAGCCTTATCGCTACCACACCTACCCGGTGAATCAGCTGTTCGGTGTGCAGAATGGCTATCCAAGCTTCATGGAAGCGCAGCATCGTGTGGAAGACCTTGAAGACGCACAGAACTATCTGTCACGCCTGCAGGCAGTGGAGTCGAAATTCGGTGCGCAACTGGCGGACCTCAAGGTGCGTGAAAAGCGCGGCATCGTTCCCCCGCGCTTCGTGATTGATCGCGTGCTCGATGAGATGCGCGGTTTTGTGGAAACGCCGGCGCAAGAGAATATTCTCTATACCGCACTGGTGAAAAAGCTCGATGAAGCCGAAGATATTGACGCGGAAGCCGGGGTGCAGATTCTTGCCACCGCCGAGCAGCACATCGAGCAGTATGTGTATCCCGCCTATCAGGACATGATTGGTTATTTCTCCAACCTTTCAGACCGCGCTGGCAATGACCACGGCTACTGGCACCTACCCGAGGGCGAAGAGGTCTACAAACTCGCTCTGAAAATGTTTACCACCACCGACTACACCCCGGATCAAATCCATGAACTGGGCCTGTCCGAGGTGCAGCGTATTCAATCGGAAATTCTCACCATCTTGAATGGCGAGGGTTTCGATACCTCCGTTGGCTTCACCGCGACCATGGCAGACCTCGCCGCGCGTCCAGAGTTTTATTATGAGGACACTGAGGAAGGCCGTGCGCAGATTCTGGAGGACTACCAAAAGATCCTCGACGAAATTGATGCGGGCATCGATGGTGCCTTCCGTGTGCGCCCTAAGGCGGGCATGGAAGTAGTGCGTATTCCTGAATTCAAGGAGAAGACCGCACCGGGTGCTTACTACGAACAGCCGGCACTGGATGGCAGCCGCCCCGGTCGCTTCTTTGCCAACCTGTACGATATCAAGGCCACTCCGAAATATGGCATGCGCACGCTTGCCTATCACGAGGGTATCCCTGGGCATCACTTCCAGATCGCCATCGCCATGGAGCTAGAAGGTATGCCATTCATGCGCCGCATGGCCCCGTTTACCGCCTACATCGAAGGCTGGGCCCTATATGCGGAGCAGGTTGCGTGGGAACTCGGCTATCAGGATAACCCCTACGACAACGTGGGCCGTTTAGTCGGCGAGCTGTTCCGCGCGGTGCGCCTGGTTGTCGATACCGGTATTCACCACAAGCGCTGGACCCGTGAGCAGGGCATCGAATACATGCTGGCCAATACCGGTATGGCGGAGAGCGATGTGGTCTCCGAAATCGAGCGCTATATCGTTATGCCCGGCCAGGCGACCTCGTACAAGATCGGTATGATCAAGATTCTGGAGTTGCGTGAGAAAGCCATGCAAGAACTGGGTGACCAGTTTGATCTGCGCGACTTCCACGATGTAGTGTTGAAGAATGGTGCGGTGCCGCTGGATATTCTGGAGAAGATTGTTGACCGGTATATTGCAGAAACCAAAAGCACTGTTTAGGTGGCCTCTATCCGGTGACCGAAGTTGGTGACTGGTACAAAGTAGCGTGGATTACGTGAATGCCCCGTAGATTCATGGAGCGGGGCATTCAACTGATACGCCAGATCAATTACTTACCAAATTAATCTGATACTTACCGCTATAGAGCTTTACAAGTGAAAGTTCAGCCCCAGGTATGGTCCCTTTGCATCAACATGAAGAGTAAGTGAATCCAGCTCGCTCGAGTCGATAGTCAGTGTGCGGTAGCCCGCTTCAATGGCGAGGTCACCTGCGGGAAGGAAGTCCCAGCGTACCTTTGCAGTGAGGTCTGCAAATCTATCGAGATCGTATTGGGTGGCATTCCCCTGTGCAATTATCGACCATCCGGTGAATGGCAAATCGAAGCGAGCGCTACCGTATACCATTGGTACCGTGCCCTTAAAGGTTGGATCGCTTGAAGTGAAGTTACCCAGCCAGGTATAGCCGTCATAAAATCCGTTAAAGTAGCGAGCGGTCAGTCCGAGGTCGAGATTTACCCAGTTATCAAGAACTTCATAGTAAAAGGTTGCGTCTGTGTGCGAGAGATCCAGCTTATTGAGGCCGGACTCGCCAACAGATTCAATCTTGCTGTTCGCTAACATTACATTAGGTAGTGGTGAGAACGGATGTTCCAGAGCCAGCTGAACGAACGTATTGCTCTCTTTCGAATACTCGTCAACGCTTGAAAACTCAAATATTTCGCCATTGTAAGTTGGTTGCCAAGCGCCAGCTGTAATGTCGACGCCAAGAACCGTATCAGCATTTGCAGCGCTAGACGCCAGAGCAGCGAATAAGGCTAAAGTAGATTTTATAAACTTCATTTTTAAGACCCCCTGTTAAAAGTGCGCAAATACTACAGTTTTTTGTTTTTCTAGTCATCTTGCGGTTTGTTGGGGCTTGTTACTGCAAGAACGATCCTCAATTAATAGGTTAAGCGCCTTTACTCTTAGGGGGCCAATGATTTATGGATGTAATAGGTTACTCGCCACCAGCTTAAATTCCAGAGTCCGGTGGCAAGTTCCAAACAATCTCCGAATTACATTACTGCTCTTTATACTTCTTCATTTTTGTGCGATCCATGCCCTTTTCATAGTCCGCCGGTTCCCAGTATAGAGTGACTCTTACATTGTCGATCTGCTGGCCAGTGTTGTTGCGAAAAACGATTAAATCGTCAGCTTCCTTTTGTGCCACTTTGCGGAATGCTGCTTTATGTTCTTCTGGTGCGCTAACACTGATCACCCGGGGTTCAACTCCGATGCCGGTTCCTCTTACATCCATTTCTACCACCGCCGACGCCGTAATGCCTAGATCCTCCAAGCCCTCCGGGTAAGGGGGGAAGTGATTTTTGATTGTGGATAATTTTGGGTGTCCGGAGAGGGTGATTTCGTTGGTTGACGGTCGAATGGAGTGAGGCAGAAGATGAATTGTTCTAATCGGCATTCTCTCTTTTGCTTTCTTGCGTGCTTCATCCGATGTGCCGACGCCAGCAAGATGGAAGCGAAAAATTCGTTCTGCCCCATTCAAGTTGGCGTTTTCATTCGAGAAAGGCAGGCGTTTCAAATAGTTGGTTGCTGATCGAACAAATGCCTGTTCATGTCCACCTGAGGTGACAGTTTGCAGCACATTGACGGTTGCTAGTTCGCCATCCACCACATCAAATTGCAGATGAACCTCTCCCTGTATGCCTTCATAAAATGCTGCGCGTGGGAACTCGAAATATACTAGTTTCGCATCTTGTAGGTTCAAAGTTGTTGGCGAACTTGCGGAAACCTGCCCCCACAGCAAGGCCAGGGATACCATAAAGGCACTGACACCTCCGGCTAAGATTCGCGCAGCTTTTGATGGC includes these proteins:
- a CDS encoding DUF885 domain-containing protein, which translates into the protein MKKILKYTGGTLLAAIVAAGGIATHEVVAEKPFSFRVFIDRPLVSMAFDSPEMLTSLGFLESMGIKGHNARLDETDPEKTAQMFADFKQFRATLDRYEGLDENEELTRDIATYLADMIIAVEPYRYHTYPVNQLFGVQNGYPSFMEAQHRVEDLEDAQNYLSRLQAVESKFGAQLADLKVREKRGIVPPRFVIDRVLDEMRGFVETPAQENILYTALVKKLDEAEDIDAEAGVQILATAEQHIEQYVYPAYQDMIGYFSNLSDRAGNDHGYWHLPEGEEVYKLALKMFTTTDYTPDQIHELGLSEVQRIQSEILTILNGEGFDTSVGFTATMADLAARPEFYYEDTEEGRAQILEDYQKILDEIDAGIDGAFRVRPKAGMEVVRIPEFKEKTAPGAYYEQPALDGSRPGRFFANLYDIKATPKYGMRTLAYHEGIPGHHFQIAIAMELEGMPFMRRMAPFTAYIEGWALYAEQVAWELGYQDNPYDNVGRLVGELFRAVRLVVDTGIHHKRWTREQGIEYMLANTGMAESDVVSEIERYIVMPGQATSYKIGMIKILELREKAMQELGDQFDLRDFHDVVLKNGAVPLDILEKIVDRYIAETKSTV
- a CDS encoding M20 family peptidase: MKKRIVGLLGAGIVLVVAIASVRAVLVYPDRQLVIKNPQPPLALNAEQAAQRLADVIRFPTITQDEAPYLEPQPFIDFHHYLEAQYPAVTAFATRHVFNEYSLVYEFPGTNPELKPILLMGHMDVVSVDEDTLSDWTHPPFAGVISDGQIWGRGAIDNKASVMALMEAMEHLLQTGALPERSIFFSFGHDEEIGGKNGAAEIARYFASRELNFEFVLDEGGAITEGLMPGFEQPIAVIGVAEKGFVNVRLVVEQPGGHSSKPPASTGAGILARAIVNLEENQFPTTLKFTNMTFDAVGHYAGFGARFGMANQWLTGPMVESAILANESSASGIRTSTAATMLKGSSKSNILPTRASAVVNFRIMPGETAESVVARVRSIIDDPRVSIEPFMASNPSAVSSTDAYGYRLIEKNIRELDPNVLVAPYLVQGGTDSKHFYGLSDAVYRFLMVRVTPETVNTFHGIDERLGVEDYANGIRFFVMLLEQSSFPDKDQRGGEATAKAH
- a CDS encoding TetR/AcrR family transcriptional regulator — translated: MRVETVKVSEQKRQQILDTAHDLFLKKGFATTAMHQVAEQAEVSKRTLYRHFPTKEVLFAHVLGGLAERCVAQVNQTYQPDTPLEPQLRSLLHAKLEILADPAYVTLARIGIPEVLADPERAQQLTELLNATPGPLLHWLEAAAVDGRLEKKDVMYAGRHIQGILDTFAFWPQLLTGAPRLARNEETRVVDTALTTFLQQYTKKAST
- a CDS encoding TIGR04219 family outer membrane beta-barrel protein gives rise to the protein MKFIKSTLALFAALASSAANADTVLGVDITAGAWQPTYNGEIFEFSSVDEYSKESNTFVQLALEHPFSPLPNVMLANSKIESVGESGLNKLDLSHTDATFYYEVLDNWVNLDLGLTARYFNGFYDGYTWLGNFTSSDPTFKGTVPMVYGSARFDLPFTGWSIIAQGNATQYDLDRFADLTAKVRWDFLPAGDLAIEAGYRTLTIDSSELDSLTLHVDAKGPYLGLNFHL